The genomic stretch TCAGATCTAAGACATCCTAGAACATGGGACCGAGGTGGAGTATGTACTATATCTTCGATCAATATATGCTGAAGAGAACCCTAGAACCAGTTTTGGAGCACAAGTTAATATGAGTTTCTGTCCCTGCCTCCCTGGGTAGCGAAGTATTTGTTCTTGTCGGGTGCTTTATAATTGGTGGCCATATTATGCTTTCTTTGCTTTACATATAGCTTTTAGTGCAAGTTTACGAAGTGAGAAGTTGGAGCTGATAAAGGAACTTGATTCCTTGATGGAACTAATGAGCACGAGAGTTTTGTAATTCATGTCAAAATAAAATGTTCTACCTGTGTGTATGTACTGTATGTGGCAATAACAGTTGCAGGAGAATCAGGATAGAAATCAGCCAAGAAGTCCCATGCTATACTTTTAATCTCATCATTTATTTAATGGTAGGAGTAGTATTTGTCCGTTGCTTTCGCTTATGTGAAATCTTCTTGAGTCTCTAAGTAGCTTTCTGAACCAATAAAGCATAGAGCTCACGTGCCAGAATGTGTGTCTTCTAAGCTTCAATTGACATACAGACTAAAGCTCAACGATCGTATTTCTTCACGAAGAACCTATAGGGACTTGAGCTCAAGCAACAACTGTAATATATGTTGTTGTATTTATATTGTATCAGAGGTTCTTAATACATAACCTGTTACATGTACATGTTGTATTGTATATATTGTATTAGAGGATTCTTAACATATCTGGTGTTACCTGTACATATTGCCCTTAGGCCTAGAATTCCACGACTTGCACACAAGCTGTCCCTAATGGGAGTAACAGTTAAGCATCATAATACAGTTAGCATCATAGTATCAGCACACAACAGGGCCGGCAGTTTACATAATGCAGGACTATATGAGTCAACAGAAGCTCATGGGACACAAATGCTGATGAGAATGGCGGATGGTGTCCAGATCACAGCACTGTAAGATCAGTCGCCATGGACGAGTAACGGTCCAAGTCCGTTTTCGGATTCAGATTCATTCGGGCAAAGCAAAACCTAGGGATAAAATAGAAACAGGTCTCAAACTGATGAACAAGTCATAGTTTTCCAAAGTAATTGAAATATAATCAGGTTTGAAACTAGTAGTAGCATAACTGTTGGAAAGAAAAAAGATAGGCTGCAACTTAACATGCTGAGAATTTTCCGCTAAGAAAACATACAGAGATACAACCCCTCAACTCCTGAAATGCTAATATATGGAGTATAACTGAAACCGGCGAGTAGCACACATGctccaaagaagaagaaaaagatgaCTTAACATAGTGAGAAATACACTGCCTATTTAAACGCCAGCGTTCAGGAGTATTAACGGCTGAGTAAAACGTTGACCGGACCATCTCAATAAGCAATATAAATATGAATCGTCACACACGGCTTCAGAAGCATTAACAGGCTGCTCTATAGAAAACAGCTAACATTATACCACTTTCATCGGCGTCCTGGGGCTCGAAGGAATGCCACCAAACCTGCCGACCAGATACTTGAAACAAGGCACAAATACAGTGTACAGCACAGCCAGCACAACTGGTGCAGCAACTAGCCAACCGAGCATCTGTATTCAACAAAGGCAACAGTCATGGCAGTGTTTTTGACAGAAAGACAACATGGTGCTCCTTTTCTGTGAAAGAGATAAACTGATGGCGAAGCTTTTTACTAACCGCATGAACGATGCTAAGTAGCACATCTTTTGAGGCATGGCCAGTGATGACCATCTTGAACGCATCAGATGTCAAGGGGAAAGGGTTACTGCCCGTGAGTGCTTCTCCCAAACGTAAGAAAGGAATGATCAAGCTGAGGAAAATGTAATCAGGAAAACACACACTGCCAAACACATTGAATACAAATAGAGAAGATCCGGTAAAGTGCAAATTCACTGGTAGCTATAAATCAATTAAAACATGTCAACTTATAGCCTACATCGCTAGACTTGGTACAAAGGGGCATATATCTGGTGAAAATGCGCTAAATCAATGAAAAGTTGGGAGGTAAAGTTTTCAGTTTTTCGAATAAAGAATAGTGTAGGGGCAAATTCGATGCCATGCAAAATTTCATAGATCAAACCTACTGAAGTTGTTGACATGCAAACGGAAACAAGTACCTTGGAGATATATAAAATACCCTCCCATATAAATTTTTCCTCGCAATATTTGGCCCATGTATGCAATGTTTTTTCCCACAACTATTTTTAATCGTTTAGATTGTTACTTCTATCGCAATCCATGTGTGAGGCCAAACTAAAAAAAAATATTAATTCCCTGAGCAACTTCACACAGCACTAAACAAGTTATAAAAAGGGTACGAGTTGTTCAAGACAATTATACCTATTAATTAGCTACAGCAATGCATTTACAGCAACCACATTTTTGTGAAATAGCATAGTGAACAAAGTGGATTTGAGGCATGGGCACACTGATATATGTTATGTATAATCAAGGTAGACCCTATGAAGAAACCTAGGACGCTAAATTGAAAGGAACTAATTGAGCACATAAACCTGTCCTGTTATGAAAGCTTGATACCTATctacttttacaaaaaaaaatggtTCTTTAATGCAGAAAGACAAATTGGCTTTTAGTGGTTAAGTGGATGAAAATGGTACAATTAGTAGCAGTCGGAACACCGTAATTTGTGTGGTCTTAAgtgaaaaaaaaaaagtttagcaGTATAGAGCTAAAGTCTGTAGCTTTCGGCACTTAGGCTGGAGACATGTCCATGCGAATATCTTATAAGCGAACCAGACAATGGACTTTGTTTTGGTGTATTTGATGTCGAGCCTGCGCTTACCTTAGCTCGAGAGGAGTAGCAGCCAAGTTGAGAACCATAAGAGTAACGGCATTGCAGCGAGCCCCCAACGCCGCTACAGCAACTCCACCGATAATAACAGTGGTCCCTGCAGATCATGGAAGGGTCAAGAAGTCGCATAAAGTTGCTTTGAGAAATGCTATGACAACTTGACAAGGCTAGCGACGGCGGTAAAACACGCGTAAAATCTCTCGAGCGGGTTTCCTAACCTACGTGTAATATTTTCGGGTGCTCTTACAGCCAAATCCCTACAATCTCCAGGCCAACTTTAGACAGTAGACAGACAAAACACTAAACAGCCAAACTAGTGATTCAGTTAGTGGGCAAAATACAGCAGACAAAACACTAAACAGCCAAATTACAACTTTCAGATAGGAAACCATTGTTAGTTAGTTACAGATGCACGTGAACGGCTTGTAAAAGCATGCTGTTTTCAGAACCCTATCGTTCTCATCAA from Lolium rigidum isolate FL_2022 chromosome 4, APGP_CSIRO_Lrig_0.1, whole genome shotgun sequence encodes the following:
- the LOC124706920 gene encoding uncharacterized protein LOC124706920, producing the protein MAVVLAWLNARVVDPVMQVIQRGAEPKQLAFSAALGLTIGIFPICGTTVIIGGVAVAALGARCNAVTLMVLNLAATPLELSLIIPFLRLGEALTGSNPFPLTSDAFKMVITGHASKDVLLSIVHAMLGWLVAAPVVLAVLYTVFVPCFKYLVGRFGGIPSSPRTPMKVVLLCPNESESENGLGPLLVHGD